One genomic segment of Arcobacter porcinus includes these proteins:
- a CDS encoding adenylosuccinate synthase, whose product MKADVIVGIQWGDEGKGKIVDMLAQKYDMVCRSQGGHNAGHTIWVDGVKYVLQLIPSGILNPKSVNVIGNGVVVSPENILREMSQFGNLEGRLYISDKAHLNLAFHAQIDQAKEKLKGDKAIGTTGKGIGPTYAEKVSRTGFRVGELLNPSKLCEDIINYFEQNRAIFDVLQVATPNKEALLNELKTYKEKLSSYIVNTTNMVWKALEDNKRVLLEGAQGTLLDIDHGTYPYVTSSSTVTGGACTGLGLNPKDIGEVIGIVKAYCTRVGNGPFPTEDFTQAGITMGEVGKEFGAITGRKRRCGWFDAVSVRYASRLNGCDKLALMKLDVLDGFEKIKVCTSYIHNGEKINYMPSDMDNVEAVYEEIDGWDSVVGIRKYEDLPINAKKFIEKIEEITNVKVGIISTSPERDDTIIRG is encoded by the coding sequence ATGAAAGCAGATGTAATTGTAGGAATCCAATGGGGAGATGAAGGTAAAGGTAAAATCGTAGATATGCTTGCTCAAAAGTATGATATGGTTTGTAGAAGCCAAGGTGGACACAATGCAGGACATACAATTTGGGTTGATGGGGTAAAATATGTACTTCAATTAATTCCATCAGGAATTTTAAATCCAAAATCAGTAAATGTTATTGGAAATGGAGTTGTTGTATCTCCTGAGAATATTTTAAGAGAGATGAGTCAGTTTGGTAATTTAGAAGGAAGATTATATATCTCTGATAAAGCTCATCTAAATTTAGCTTTTCATGCACAAATTGATCAAGCAAAAGAGAAACTAAAAGGTGATAAAGCTATTGGAACAACTGGAAAAGGAATTGGACCTACATATGCAGAAAAAGTTAGTAGAACAGGATTTAGAGTAGGTGAACTTTTAAACCCATCTAAACTTTGTGAAGATATTATAAATTATTTTGAGCAAAATAGAGCAATTTTTGATGTATTACAAGTAGCTACACCAAATAAAGAAGCTCTTTTAAATGAATTAAAAACTTATAAAGAAAAACTATCTTCATATATTGTAAATACAACAAATATGGTTTGGAAAGCACTTGAAGATAATAAAAGAGTTTTACTAGAAGGTGCTCAAGGAACTCTTCTTGATATTGACCATGGAACTTATCCATATGTAACATCTTCAAGCACAGTTACAGGTGGAGCTTGTACAGGTCTTGGATTAAATCCAAAAGATATTGGAGAAGTTATTGGAATTGTAAAAGCATATTGTACAAGAGTTGGAAATGGACCATTTCCAACAGAAGATTTCACACAAGCTGGAATAACAATGGGTGAAGTTGGAAAAGAGTTTGGAGCAATTACAGGAAGAAAAAGAAGATGTGGTTGGTTTGATGCTGTTTCTGTAAGATATGCAAGTAGATTAAACGGTTGTGATAAATTAGCACTTATGAAGCTTGATGTTCTTGATGGATTTGAAAAGATTAAAGTTTGTACATCATATATTCATAATGGAGAGAAAATAAATTATATGCCATCTGATATGGATAATGTAGAAGCAGTTTATGAAGAGATTGATGGTTGGGATAGTGTTGTTGGGATTAGAAAATATGAAGACTTACCAATAAATGCAAAAAAATTTATAGAGAAAATAGAAGAGATTACAAATGTAAAAGTTGGGATTATCTCAACTTCACCTGAACGAGATGATACTATTATAAGGGGCTAA
- a CDS encoding DUF507 family protein: MRLRVHHTSYIARRITRDLTACSFVEVRKDKASIDEQIERILDEDIEKEAALNERVEEILDNQEDEIEYLNADRRQLFWMTKKRLANDFGVILNNEDRFSDIAHKIIDFLWEEDYIHFTCSDNQVKNVIFGSMDDFIKGFERADSEVLSKLKNYKRKLIPGTDDYDLVYHRLYEEELIKRGLI, translated from the coding sequence ATGAGATTAAGAGTACACCATACATCTTATATTGCAAGAAGGATTACAAGAGATTTAACGGCTTGTAGCTTTGTTGAAGTAAGAAAAGATAAAGCAAGTATCGATGAACAAATAGAGAGAATTTTAGATGAAGATATTGAAAAAGAAGCTGCTTTAAACGAAAGAGTAGAAGAGATTTTAGATAATCAAGAAGATGAGATAGAGTACTTAAATGCTGATAGAAGACAACTTTTTTGGATGACTAAAAAAAGGCTTGCAAATGATTTTGGAGTAATTTTGAATAACGAAGATAGGTTTTCAGATATTGCTCACAAAATTATTGATTTTTTATGGGAGGAGGACTATATTCACTTTACATGTTCAGACAATCAGGTAAAAAATGTTATATTTGGTTCGATGGATGATTTTATAAAAGGGTTTGAAAGAGCAGATAGTGAGGTTTTAAGTAAACTTAAAAACTACAAAAGAAAATTAATTCCTGGGACTGATGACTATGATTTGGTTTATCATAGGCTTTACGAAGAGGAGCTAATTAAAAGAGGATTAATCTAA
- a CDS encoding carbamoyl phosphate synthase small subunit — protein sequence MQKIYIYLENGIFLEAKSFGASKTAIGKLVYNNTTFGYEDVITDPSNSGLFVNFTTVEIGNSGINDADMESSKAQVAGVIARSYHDSYSNYRADKSLAQFLKEQNILGICEIDTRFLTKVVREEGSMMMIASTEVTSKDELKKLLEESKSYNEINFIRELSTKEAYIHKTGSWNSETQEYNKANMSDKKVLVIDFGVKKSFLNELVESGLEVEVVPHNIKSEEIVKRFNDKNIGGVVLSSGAGNPNIYKEEISGVKSLISANIPMFAVGLGHFILALANDLKVEELKTIKSGSHPVLSDKSVEIFSMNTAYKVEENSNIFEATHSKLFNDEVIAYKYKNRNILSCEFTPISGSKIYKDFLSLVK from the coding sequence ATGCAAAAAATTTATATATATTTAGAAAATGGTATTTTTTTAGAAGCTAAATCGTTTGGTGCAAGTAAAACTGCTATTGGGAAATTAGTTTATAATAACACAACATTTGGATATGAAGATGTAATAACAGATCCATCAAATTCAGGTCTTTTTGTAAACTTTACAACAGTAGAGATAGGAAATAGTGGTATAAATGATGCAGATATGGAAAGCTCAAAAGCACAAGTTGCTGGAGTTATCGCAAGATCTTATCATGATAGCTATTCAAATTATAGAGCAGATAAAAGTTTAGCACAATTTTTAAAAGAGCAAAATATCCTTGGAATCTGTGAAATTGATACAAGATTTTTAACAAAAGTAGTAAGAGAAGAAGGTTCAATGATGATGATAGCTTCAACAGAAGTTACATCTAAAGATGAATTAAAAAAACTTTTAGAAGAATCAAAAAGCTATAATGAAATTAACTTTATAAGAGAATTATCTACAAAAGAGGCTTATATTCATAAGACAGGATCTTGGAATAGTGAAACTCAAGAGTATAATAAAGCAAATATGAGTGATAAAAAAGTTTTAGTTATAGATTTTGGAGTTAAAAAATCATTTTTAAATGAGCTTGTAGAATCTGGTCTTGAAGTTGAAGTTGTACCACACAATATAAAAAGTGAAGAGATAGTAAAAAGATTTAATGATAAAAATATTGGAGGTGTAGTTTTAAGCAGTGGTGCTGGAAATCCAAATATTTATAAAGAAGAGATAAGTGGAGTTAAGTCATTAATTAGTGCAAATATTCCAATGTTTGCAGTTGGTTTAGGTCATTTTATTTTAGCTTTAGCAAATGATTTAAAAGTTGAAGAACTAAAAACAATAAAATCTGGAAGTCATCCAGTTTTATCAGATAAAAGTGTAGAGATCTTTTCTATGAATACAGCTTATAAAGTAGAAGAAAATAGTAATATTTTTGAAGCTACACATAGTAAACTATTTAATGATGAAGTAATTGCATATAAATATAAAAATAGAAATATTTTAAGTTGTGAATTTACACCTATTTCAGGATCTAAAATTTATAAAGATTTTTTATCTTTAGTAAAATAG
- a CDS encoding phosphatidylglycerophosphatase A family protein, translating to MNFRKFFLTVGFSGLSPKAPGTVGSFVSLILALALLEFLHSSSLFLLAVLISIIAVKQINIYEKEVGIHDSSEIVIDELAGMWIALSLSGINSENIFITASLAFIFFRIFDIWKPSIIGKIDKDVKGGLGVMGDDILAGVFAGICTAGSWQLIDKFLL from the coding sequence ATGAATTTTAGAAAATTTTTTTTAACAGTTGGATTTAGTGGTTTAAGTCCAAAAGCACCTGGTACAGTTGGAAGTTTTGTATCTTTAATTTTGGCTCTTGCTTTACTTGAGTTTTTACACTCTTCATCTCTATTCTTATTAGCTGTTCTTATTTCAATTATTGCTGTAAAACAGATTAATATTTATGAAAAAGAGGTGGGAATTCATGATAGTAGTGAAATAGTTATTGATGAACTAGCTGGTATGTGGATTGCTCTTTCACTATCTGGAATAAATAGTGAAAATATATTTATAACTGCTTCTTTGGCTTTTATATTTTTTAGAATATTTGATATTTGGAAACCATCTATTATTGGAAAAATTGATAAAGATGTAAAAGGTGGATTGGGTGTAATGGGAGATGATATTCTTGCTGGAGTTTTTGCTGGTATTTGTACAGCTGGTTCTTGGCAATTAATAGATAAATTCCTACTTTAA
- a CDS encoding response regulator transcription factor, which translates to MNILIVENEVYLAQKIVSRLLDDGHNCDFVESVHLENITKDYDIILLSTAIPSNICKSIIKKYAQSSIILLMVSYISDETVTNPIKDGAKDYIMKPFLMDELVRKIYHYKECRTIRRELSILKEYYNFTMNSIDTSDIILPLSFPLMVETNHQKLSDKIVFETAKKLAMNIEFDSFSSSSWQKKLTNLNNKTILYITDYHLLKKSSKELLNKQIEDKNVIISSFEDSEDFIYKKIILNSENISNDTNTILSINDYVKMVVSTYQNKYPDTELSKKLGISRKSLWEKRKKLDIEKKK; encoded by the coding sequence ATGAATATATTAATAGTAGAAAATGAAGTTTATTTAGCACAAAAGATTGTTTCAAGACTTCTTGATGATGGGCATAATTGTGATTTTGTTGAGAGTGTCCATCTTGAAAATATTACAAAAGATTACGATATTATTCTTTTATCAACTGCTATTCCTAGTAATATTTGTAAATCAATAATAAAAAAATATGCACAAAGCTCAATAATTTTACTAATGGTATCTTACATATCTGATGAAACTGTAACAAACCCTATAAAAGATGGTGCAAAAGATTATATTATGAAACCATTTTTAATGGATGAACTTGTAAGAAAAATCTATCACTATAAAGAGTGTAGAACAATAAGAAGAGAACTTAGTATATTAAAAGAGTATTATAATTTTACTATGAATAGTATTGACACAAGTGATATAATTCTACCTTTATCTTTTCCTCTAATGGTTGAAACGAATCACCAAAAACTTTCAGATAAAATTGTATTTGAAACAGCTAAAAAACTGGCTATGAATATTGAATTTGATAGCTTTTCATCAAGTTCATGGCAAAAAAAATTAACTAACTTGAATAATAAAACAATTCTTTATATAACAGATTATCACCTATTAAAAAAGAGTTCAAAAGAGTTATTAAATAAGCAAATTGAAGATAAAAATGTAATCATATCTTCTTTTGAAGATAGTGAAGATTTTATTTATAAAAAAATAATTTTAAACAGTGAAAATATCTCAAACGATACAAATACTATTTTATCAATAAATGATTATGTAAAAATGGTTGTAAGCACTTATCAAAATAAATATCCAGATACTGAGCTTTCTAAGAAACTAGGGATATCAAGAAAATCTCTTTGGGAAAAAAGAAAAAAACTAGATATTGAAAAAAAGAAATAA
- a CDS encoding bifunctional 2-C-methyl-D-erythritol 4-phosphate cytidylyltransferase/2-C-methyl-D-erythritol 2,4-cyclodiphosphate synthase translates to MEDVTLVVLCAGNSTRFDNSCKKQWLRIGNIPLWLNVTSRLSSYSDFSKTIVVSKEDELKYMQNFSDDFVFVKGGDTRQESIKNALEFVDTKYVLISDVARSCIPKDMFLRVLEKKSNSFCVVPILDVSDTVIYEKNCINRDEVKLIQTPQLSQTYILKEALNTNIEFTDESSAIKNKGYEITYVKGDIRAKKLTFINDLDEISCLTPPSKNFFVGFGFDIHSFEENKDMYLGGVKLPYDYGFKAHSDGDVLLHSLIDALLGAVGAGDIGEFFPDNDPKYKNIDSKELLKYILRFIKNVGYEIVNVDITIIAEKPKITPHKQEIKSSLSNLLELSKQFINVKASTSEKLGSIGRAEGVIVQSVVNLKYYEWNKK, encoded by the coding sequence TTGGAAGATGTTACTCTAGTCGTTTTATGTGCAGGAAATTCCACAAGATTTGATAACTCTTGTAAAAAACAGTGGCTAAGAATTGGAAATATTCCACTATGGCTAAATGTTACTTCAAGATTAAGTTCTTATTCTGATTTTTCAAAAACAATTGTTGTTTCAAAAGAAGATGAATTAAAATATATGCAAAATTTTAGTGATGATTTTGTTTTTGTAAAAGGTGGAGATACAAGACAAGAATCTATAAAAAATGCTTTAGAATTCGTAGATACAAAATATGTTTTAATAAGTGATGTTGCAAGATCTTGTATCCCAAAAGATATGTTTCTAAGAGTTTTAGAAAAAAAATCTAACTCTTTTTGTGTTGTTCCCATTTTAGATGTAAGTGATACAGTAATTTATGAAAAAAACTGCATAAATAGAGATGAAGTTAAACTTATTCAAACTCCTCAATTATCACAAACTTATATTTTAAAAGAGGCTTTAAATACCAATATTGAATTCACAGATGAAAGTAGTGCTATAAAAAACAAAGGCTATGAGATCACTTATGTAAAAGGTGATATAAGAGCAAAAAAATTAACTTTCATTAATGATTTAGATGAAATATCTTGCTTAACTCCTCCATCGAAAAACTTTTTTGTAGGTTTTGGTTTTGATATTCATAGTTTTGAAGAAAACAAAGATATGTATTTAGGTGGAGTAAAACTACCTTATGATTATGGATTCAAAGCTCACAGCGATGGAGATGTTCTTTTACACTCATTAATTGATGCTCTTTTAGGTGCTGTTGGAGCTGGAGATATTGGAGAATTTTTTCCTGACAATGACCCAAAATACAAAAATATTGATTCTAAAGAACTTTTAAAATATATTTTAAGATTTATTAAAAATGTTGGTTATGAAATTGTGAATGTTGATATCACAATCATTGCAGAAAAACCAAAAATAACTCCTCATAAACAAGAGATAAAATCTAGCTTGTCAAACCTTTTAGAACTTTCTAAACAATTTATAAATGTAAAAGCTTCAACTTCTGAAAAGCTTGGTAGTATTGGTAGAGCAGAAGGTGTTATTGTACAAAGTGTAGTAAATTTAAAATATTATGAATGGAATAAAAAATGA
- a CDS encoding HDOD domain-containing protein, with product MIKDFNNFIDKSKKLPKNIIYLDNFRKSSYKEPKKLLNIINDDLALKEELLKIVKFDFIDFKENKRNIINLIKITNLEFITSLCTAIQISSIFPKNLFAYAITKDEFLYSNVFAIYFTNYWLSKVDKKLRSKILLPAFLKNISKPIISLTISENRSIEQFLEEAISTNIENAEEKFIGFKSSILSSNILKSYELSHNLILPIAYSNNLEEAPSLFLTPATILYAIDNISNPRNLLSEEDIIKSVEVLKSINFETEQFLEAINEIKSSITSYIN from the coding sequence ATGATTAAAGATTTCAATAATTTTATTGATAAAAGTAAAAAATTGCCAAAAAATATTATATATTTAGATAATTTCAGAAAATCATCATATAAAGAGCCAAAAAAACTTCTAAATATTATAAATGATGATTTAGCTTTAAAAGAAGAACTTCTAAAAATTGTAAAATTTGATTTTATTGATTTTAAAGAGAATAAAAGAAATATTATAAATCTTATAAAAATAACAAATTTAGAATTTATAACTTCACTATGCACAGCAATTCAAATTTCATCTATTTTTCCTAAAAATCTTTTTGCTTATGCTATTACAAAAGATGAATTTTTGTACTCAAATGTATTTGCTATTTATTTTACAAACTATTGGTTAAGTAAAGTTGATAAGAAATTAAGAAGCAAGATTTTACTTCCAGCTTTTTTAAAGAATATATCAAAACCTATAATATCTTTAACTATTAGTGAAAATAGGTCTATAGAACAATTTTTAGAAGAAGCTATAAGCACAAATATTGAAAATGCTGAAGAGAAATTCATAGGCTTTAAAAGTTCAATTCTCTCTTCTAATATTTTAAAATCTTATGAATTAAGCCATAATCTTATTTTACCTATTGCTTACTCAAATAATTTGGAAGAAGCTCCTTCATTATTTTTAACTCCTGCAACTATTTTATATGCAATTGATAATATATCTAACCCTAGAAACCTTTTAAGCGAAGAAGATATTATAAAAAGCGTAGAAGTATTAAAAAGTATCAACTTTGAAACTGAACAGTTTTTAGAAGCTATAAATGAGATAAAAAGTAGCATAACTAGTTATATTAACTAA
- a CDS encoding Mrp/NBP35 family ATP-binding protein, protein MSIENIKEALKSVKYPGFSKSIIDFGFVKDIKLEANACSILLDITSTAKEVEDELRREIPKVLSDLNVTLTFNKPKVEAQKSNSVSGKNMTPQIKHIVMVSSGKGGVGKSTTTVNLAIASAMQGKKVGILDADIYGPNIPRMMGVNGVEVEVVGNRAKPLNAYGVDIMSMGILMKEGEAVIWRGAMVMKAIQQLLTDILWEELDILYIDMPPGTGDAQLTLAQSVPVSAGINVTTPQHVALDDSRRSLDMFTKLHIPVAGIVENMSGFICPSCNTESDIFGTGTCDALAKEYNTQVLAHLPIEPAIRLGGDSGKPIVYFEPESISAKRYMMAADKIISMLDNQGEVSNESIQPIMPAGVSACSTEGQKIKAEHKAKQSGGCGSGCGCH, encoded by the coding sequence ATGAGTATAGAAAATATAAAAGAAGCTTTAAAAAGTGTTAAATATCCAGGCTTCTCAAAATCAATTATTGATTTTGGATTTGTAAAAGATATAAAACTTGAAGCAAATGCCTGTAGTATTTTATTAGATATTACTTCAACAGCAAAAGAGGTTGAAGATGAATTAAGAAGAGAGATTCCAAAAGTATTATCAGATTTAAATGTAACTTTGACTTTTAACAAACCAAAAGTTGAAGCACAAAAAAGTAATAGTGTAAGTGGAAAAAATATGACTCCACAAATTAAACATATTGTTATGGTAAGTTCAGGAAAAGGTGGAGTTGGTAAATCAACAACAACTGTAAACCTAGCAATTGCAAGTGCAATGCAAGGTAAAAAAGTTGGTATTTTAGATGCTGATATTTATGGACCAAATATTCCTAGAATGATGGGAGTAAATGGAGTAGAAGTTGAAGTTGTAGGAAATAGAGCAAAACCTTTAAATGCTTATGGTGTAGATATTATGTCTATGGGGATTTTGATGAAAGAGGGAGAAGCTGTTATTTGGAGAGGTGCTATGGTTATGAAAGCCATTCAACAATTATTAACAGATATTTTGTGGGAAGAGTTAGACATATTATATATTGATATGCCACCAGGAACAGGAGATGCACAATTAACTTTAGCACAAAGTGTACCTGTAAGTGCTGGAATAAATGTAACAACTCCACAACATGTAGCTTTAGATGATAGTAGAAGATCATTAGATATGTTTACAAAACTTCATATTCCAGTTGCTGGAATTGTTGAAAATATGAGTGGATTTATCTGTCCATCATGTAATACAGAATCAGATATTTTTGGAACAGGGACTTGTGATGCTTTAGCAAAAGAGTACAATACTCAAGTTTTAGCTCATCTTCCAATAGAACCAGCAATTAGACTTGGTGGAGATAGTGGAAAACCAATAGTTTATTTTGAGCCTGAATCAATAAGTGCAAAAAGATATATGATGGCTGCTGATAAAATAATTTCAATGCTTGATAATCAAGGTGAAGTTTCAAATGAATCTATTCAACCAATTATGCCTGCAGGTGTAAGTGCTTGTTCTACTGAAGGACAAAAAATAAAAGCTGAACATAAAGCAAAGCAATCAGGTGGTTGTGGTTCTGGATGTGGTTGCCATTAA
- a CDS encoding ectoine synthase, with protein sequence MIVRDIKNIIGSDKEIHAKDAQWSSRRMLLKDDAMGFSFHETIIKANTKTHIHYKNHLEAVYCVSGNGKIEDIKTGIIHDIYDGIMYALNENDEHNLYGGSVDMRLICVFNPPIKGSENHDENGVYPLVD encoded by the coding sequence ATGATAGTAAGAGATATTAAAAATATTATAGGAAGCGATAAAGAAATTCATGCAAAAGATGCTCAATGGAGTAGTAGAAGAATGCTTTTAAAAGATGATGCTATGGGGTTCTCATTTCACGAAACAATAATCAAAGCAAATACAAAAACACACATTCACTACAAAAATCATCTTGAAGCTGTTTATTGTGTTTCTGGAAATGGAAAAATAGAAGATATAAAAACAGGTATTATTCATGATATTTATGATGGAATTATGTATGCATTAAATGAAAATGATGAACACAATTTATATGGCGGTAGTGTTGATATGAGACTTATTTGTGTATTTAATCCCCCAATAAAAGGGAGTGAAAATCATGATGAAAATGGTGTTTATCCACTTGTTGATTAA
- the ectB gene encoding diaminobutyrate--2-oxoglutarate transaminase, producing MRIFEKLESEVRGYIRSFPTIFEKAKASILTDEQGVEYIDFFAGAGTLNYGHNNEHISEALLKYIQNDGIIHGLDMATKAKKEFLQAFETTILKPRNLDYKVQFTGPTGTNAVETALKLARLVKKRSNIIAFTNAYHGLSQGSLAVTGNNQYRDESYISRINATFMPFDGYFGDFNTLKYLRKFIEDSSSGVDLPAAIILETIQGEGGINVASKEWLQELDSICKEFDILLIIDDIQVGNGRSGEFFSFEFAGIKPDMVTLSKSIGGGLPMALLLFRPDLDQWKPGEHTGTFRGNNLAFVASKVIIDKYWQNDNLSKAVKYKEKILKSTLEKIANKYKDSYDIVIRGRGLVYGFEIKNDKSMASDISKYAFEENLIIETCGSESQVVKFLPPLLIEEELLKEGLCRFEKAVDKLIEERKNHLKGEY from the coding sequence ATGAGAATATTTGAAAAATTAGAATCAGAAGTAAGAGGTTATATTAGAAGTTTTCCAACTATATTTGAAAAAGCAAAAGCTTCAATTTTAACAGATGAGCAAGGAGTTGAATATATTGATTTTTTTGCAGGTGCTGGAACATTAAACTATGGACACAATAATGAGCATATTTCAGAAGCTTTATTAAAATATATTCAAAATGACGGAATCATACATGGTCTTGATATGGCAACAAAAGCAAAAAAAGAGTTTTTACAAGCTTTTGAAACAACAATTTTAAAACCTAGAAATCTTGATTATAAAGTACAATTTACAGGACCAACAGGTACAAATGCTGTTGAAACTGCTTTAAAACTTGCAAGATTAGTTAAAAAAAGAAGTAATATTATAGCTTTTACAAATGCCTATCATGGACTTTCTCAAGGTTCATTAGCAGTTACAGGAAACAATCAATATAGAGATGAAAGCTATATAAGCAGAATAAATGCTACTTTTATGCCTTTTGATGGCTATTTTGGGGACTTTAATACTTTAAAATATTTAAGAAAGTTTATTGAAGATTCTAGTAGTGGTGTAGATTTACCAGCTGCTATTATTTTAGAGACAATTCAAGGAGAAGGTGGAATAAATGTAGCTTCTAAAGAATGGCTTCAAGAGTTAGATTCTATTTGTAAAGAGTTTGATATATTATTAATAATTGATGATATTCAAGTAGGGAATGGAAGAAGTGGTGAGTTCTTCTCATTTGAGTTTGCAGGAATAAAACCAGATATGGTTACTCTTTCTAAATCGATTGGTGGTGGACTTCCTATGGCTCTTTTACTTTTTAGACCAGATTTAGATCAATGGAAACCAGGTGAACATACAGGAACATTTAGAGGAAATAATTTAGCTTTTGTTGCTTCAAAAGTAATAATAGATAAATACTGGCAAAATGATAATTTATCAAAAGCAGTAAAATATAAAGAAAAAATTTTAAAAAGTACTCTTGAAAAAATTGCAAATAAATATAAAGATTCATATGATATTGTAATTCGAGGAAGAGGTTTAGTTTATGGTTTTGAGATAAAAAATGATAAATCAATGGCAAGTGATATTTCAAAATATGCTTTTGAAGAGAATCTTATTATTGAAACTTGTGGAAGTGAAAGTCAAGTTGTAAAATTTCTACCACCACTTTTAATTGAAGAAGAGCTTTTAAAAGAAGGTTTATGTAGATTTGAAAAAGCTGTTGATAAGTTAATTGAAGAGAGAAAAAACCATTTAAAAGGAGAATACTAA
- the ectA gene encoding diaminobutyrate acetyltransferase, protein MYENTTLKKPDKSNSKEIFKIIKESKTLDLNSEYLYLLLSTHFKDSCSLAFINGELASLVLAYYLPNETKTLFIWQIATKEKFRGKNLTLKILEDIVSRKEINKLITTVSPDNIASRKIFEKFARNNNSEIKKSILFSKDDFINSHEDEVLFTINLKGEKNENI, encoded by the coding sequence ATGTATGAAAACACTACTTTAAAGAAACCAGATAAAAGTAACTCCAAGGAGATATTTAAGATTATAAAAGAATCAAAAACTTTAGATCTAAACTCAGAATATCTCTACTTACTTTTATCAACTCATTTTAAAGATTCTTGTAGTCTTGCTTTTATAAACGGTGAATTGGCTTCTCTTGTTTTGGCTTATTATCTTCCAAATGAAACTAAAACACTTTTTATTTGGCAAATAGCAACAAAAGAAAAATTCAGAGGAAAAAACTTAACTCTTAAAATACTAGAAGATATTGTTTCAAGAAAAGAGATAAATAAGCTTATAACAACTGTAAGTCCAGACAATATAGCTTCAAGAAAAATATTTGAGAAATTTGCAAGAAATAATAATTCTGAAATTAAAAAATCCATCTTATTTTCAAAAGATGATTTTATAAATTCACATGAAGATGAAGTCTTATTCACAATAAATTTAAAAGGAGAAAAAAATGAGAATATTTGA
- a CDS encoding MerR family transcriptional regulator, with protein MALLDNQKNILPLSSIAELLDSKTRTLKMYEEKMLLPLDEDKKVKKLYSIDDIKMIAFVHYLASIKRINSNGILYILSMLEDNMDEKHKLAFLKRIDEKFETLSSKDSEAPQNF; from the coding sequence ATGGCACTTTTAGATAATCAAAAAAATATTTTACCTCTTAGTTCAATAGCTGAACTTTTAGATAGCAAAACAAGAACATTGAAAATGTATGAAGAAAAAATGCTATTACCTCTTGATGAAGACAAAAAAGTAAAAAAACTCTACTCTATTGATGATATAAAAATGATAGCATTTGTTCACTATTTAGCATCAATTAAAAGAATAAACTCAAATGGGATTTTATATATCTTATCTATGCTAGAAGATAATATGGATGAAAAACACAAACTAGCATTTCTAAAAAGAATTGATGAAAAGTTTGAAACTCTTTCAAGTAAAGATTCAGAAGCTCCACAAAATTTCTAA